Below is a window of Panthera leo isolate Ple1 chromosome B4, P.leo_Ple1_pat1.1, whole genome shotgun sequence DNA.
atacttgcaaactgTGACAAGTCCTttccagaaacaaagaagagagacATAATAGCACAGAAGCAATCCTTTAGGAACTGTCCAAAGGACCTTCATTGCTGGAGGagatatttgagcagagacctgacgTTTTGAAGTAGGAAACCAACCCCAAGATCTGGGAGGAAAGCATTCCGGGATGAGAAAAAGCATGGCCTTGAGATGGGTACAGGCTTTATGAGTTTGAGAAACCGCaaagaagccagtgtggctgcaACAGTGGGAAGAGGTAAATGGCAGATTCAGGCCAGTGGTAGGCAGGTGACAGGCTAAGACCCCTGTAAGGCCTTGTTAAGAACAGGTCATGCATTGCTCTTAATGCAATGGAATGCCATCATAAGGCTTCAGGTCCAAAGCAGAGGTGCTTCTAATTTCGTTTTAAGATGGTCTGCGATGCTGGGAGGAGAATGGAGTGGTCCAGGAGCCAGGACCAcagcccctcctgcactcaccaGGTCCGGCAGGTAGTACCTGTGCACCACTTCGGCCCCGGCGCACATGGCCAGGAGGCTGGCGGCGAACATTTTCAAGTAGGTGGCCCAGGACACGCCCGCGGGCATGGTCGGTGGGCTAGACCGGGAGGAAAGGCGGAAGGTGTTAGAACGCTCCCAGCTCAAGACGAAACAGGCCACCGCGTTCTCTCCCACCCCGCGCCCCGTGTCCCCAGTTACGAAATGAGCGCGCTGAGGGTCCGAACGCCCCCTCCACGCCCGAGAGCAGCCTCCCAGGGGCTCTTAGTGTCGGGGCTGGGCTTTTGGAACTTAAAGGCAGATCTTGCACATCAAGCGGAAAGCCGACACCTGGTGGCTTCCCCGCGACCCTATCAACCCTAACAGAAGGGAAACTGCACACCGCACTCCCTACTGGCCCTAACGGCGCGCCCGGCGAGACCTTACCGCGAAGTGCCCTACTTTCCGCAGACTGTCCCACCACGGCCGGAAATGCGCGGGGGTAGTAGCCGACAGCCGGCGGGCGGAACCAAAAGTACAGGGCCTGGGAGCCGCATCGGACCAGAAAGTTGGGGGCGCGGGCACGTGACCAGGCAGAGTTGGGACTTTGGGCCGGAGCCGTTgccgattctttgtctctcttttttttttcttttctgatttctcttccctttctttttcttttcttcctttcccttcctttttcttttctttcaacttaATTCGGGCTCATGACTCTCCCTACAGTACGATCTGCCGTATAGTCGGCTGTCGAATTTCGGGCTCGGAGCTGGCAGGATTATTGTCCCCGGTTTGTCCTTTCACACGCCCAAGAAAGTTGCTTGCGTTTACCACCTTTTTAGGAGGGGGTGGAGGTTGGCATGCTGACCAGGACGTGCTCAGATGAGGTCACCCTCTAGTGAGTGAAGTTAAAAGCTCTCTCTGTTCTTGTGCCCGGCGTCCTTTGACCTGAAGCAAAGGCACACTCACACTGTTTCCTTAGGCTGCGGTGctactggaaaaaaagaaaactgaagtcgACATTGTTTAATCTATTCATATTTAGATTGTGCTATGACTATGAATTGGTTTTTGTTGACAAAAAGGTAACGCAAGACTATATTCTGAAGGCTTTTTTTGGTTGTATATAAAACATGAATCATGATACACTCAGCTTTTAAACACTTTTATGGAGGTATATTTGACATAAACCACATATTCTAAATATGCAAATTGATGAGGTCTGGCATTTGTACACCTGTGTgaccattaccacaatcaaaataattaacatatccatcacacGAAAAGTTTCTCTGTGCCTCTAATTCCTCCCACAGTCTCCTCTGGATCAACCACTGACCTGCTTCCTGTCACAACAAATAAATGTGCATTTTCTAGAATGCTCTGTAAATGGAATCCTGACATACTGTCTTGGTCTAGCTTATTTCATGCAGCACAATTATTTTGAGActcatccacattgctgcatgTATCACTAGTTCACTTCGTTTTACTGCTGAGTATAATTCTACCACaattggtttatccattcacctttggtggacattttggttgtttccagtttggggcttaTAGGAATAAGGCTTTTATGAAcagtaaaatatatcaaaaagacTAATATACAGGCCTGTGAACACATGCTCCGTTTCTGTTGAATACTTTCCTAGGAGTAGAATGGCTGCAGCATATAGCAGGTAGGAGTATAgtcaactttttaagaaattgtcaagctgttttccaaagtaggtATCCAGTTTCACACTCTCACCAGCCATGTTGACAGCTCCAGTTCTTCTCCATCCTCTTCCAACACCTGGTCTggttaatctttttaatttttagggacTCTAATAAGTTGGTAATGGTGTCTCATGACTAATGATGCTAAGGATCCTGTTGTATGCTTATATTTGGTGACATATCTGTTcacatcttttatccattttttattgtgtttggttttttattaTGAGTTTAGTCATCTTTATGTATTATGGATATAAATCTTGTATCAGATAGATTTGacctgtaaatattttctccccgtCTATAGCTTGTCTTTACTTTTCCTTAAtaatcttttgaagagcagaagctTCTAactttaatgaagtccaattttcaattttctcttttatggatcatgctttttgTATGCACAGGGCAAACACCCAGGAGACTGGCCCTGCCTGCCAGCAGCAGAAACGATTTCCTATCCAAGAGCCTAGCTTCTTACTTCTTGAGCTCACCACTCAGAAACCTTCACTTCGCCTTAATTTCTGCAATATTCTCCCCTAATTCATTCACTTAAAAGTACATAGGGGCTACACATTTATTCATGTTATTTAGTTAACATGGGTTTCATGTTAGAAAGGagctctcaggggcgcctgggtggcgcagtcggttaagcgtccgacttcagccaggtcacgatctcgcggtccgtgagttcgagccccgcgtcaggctctgggctgatggctcggagcctggagcctgtttccgattctgtgtctccctctctctctgcccctcccccgttcatgctctgtctctctctgtcccaaaaataaataaaaaacgttgaaaaaaaaaattaaaaaaaaaaaaaaaaaaaaaaaaagaaaggagctcTCAGGTTAACTGATTTAAATAGATGCCtcaaaaaacaagtaatttttgtttatttgggatcttGCTCTGTATCTCACATTCCTGTCTCTGAGAAGTGAAAGCTACATCAGATTTCAAACATTAATCAAATTCCTGACATATCTGTTGAAAATGGCAGATACTGATTAAATTCCATATTAAAGGTCAGaggttattttctaaaaacagtgcagaaaataaattaacttctATTAGGATAATTgcactctttctaaaaaatttttttaaattatacattcttggggcgcctgggtggctcagtcggttgagcgtccgacttcagctcgggtcatgatctcacagtctgtgagttcaagccccgcgtcgggctctgtgcggacagctcagagcccggagcctgtttcagattctgtgtctccctctctctctgaccctcccccgttcatgctctgtctctgtctcaaaaataaataaacgttaaaaaaaaattttaaattatacattcttatggggcgtctgggtggcttagttggttaggcgtccgacttcggctcaggtcatgatcttgcagtttgtgagttcgagccctgctttgggctctgtgctaacagctcggagcctggagcctgcttcggactctgtgtctccttctctctctgcctctcccccacttgtgctctgtctctataaaaaaataagtaaaatgtttaaaaattttaaattatacattcttATAAACTAAGAAAGgatatactttaaaattcttgAGATAGAATATGTAATAAGAAGTTTCAGGACAAGATCTTTAAGGCAAGATAAATACTGGCTTAGCACAGCTAAAActgatttggggggcacctgggtggctcagttgagcgtccgacttcggctcaggttatgatctcgtggttcatgagttttagccccacattgggggccAACTTGGCTttaactcacaacactgagatcatgacctgggctgaagtcaaaagttgaatgcttaaccaactgagcaacccacgTTCCTctatcttttgagttttctgccATGAATCCAAAATCATTTTATGCAGTGCCCAACTCCCATTCATATTGTAGTCTGTCAGTAACGAGTCCTATGTATGTGTATCTTGTGtctctcttcttagaaggacaccagtcattagatttagggcccaccttaatccagtatgacttcatcttgaCTTGATTACATCTGCTAAATAAGCCCACATTCACAGATACCAAGTGCACACAAATGTGAGGGAGACAGTATTCAATTCAGCACAAGCTCCTATCACCTACTCAAAAACTTAAGTACATAAGTGAAAGTTTAAacattaactggaaaaaaatgttcaaaggctcataaattttcagaataagaaaagtcaggggcgcctgggtggctcagctggttaggcagccgacttcggctcaggtcatgatctcaaggtccgtgagttcgagccccgcgtcgggctctgtgctgacagctcagagcctggaccctgtttcggattctgtgtctccctctctctgaccctcgcctattcatgctctgtctctccctgtctcaaaaataaaacgttaaaaaaaaaaaaagtcaactctTTTGAAGCCTAGAAAATCTTGTATTCTCCCCTAAAATGAATGTTCGTTAAAGCCCCCtgacacacagatttttttctaaatcatttgCTTGGAACATGTAGCGACTGCCCCAGGGCAACACCACAAATaccccattttacaaaataaagctTAAGTATTAAAGAGCTGTAATAAAAGGCTGAGTAGATACAAGAGAGTGTGTGAACCACAGGTCTCCTCATTTGCTCCCTCTCATTTGGTAGAATAAACTCCATTATAATGGATTTTCAAGCTTTTTTTGATTGTGATTCacagtaaaaaatacatttataggatCATGGTATGTACATATGTTTGTATGTGTAAACAAAACAATACTTACGTTTATTATAAACGCTTTAACACTTGTTATTCTGTTGTATTTCTCCTAATGCTTAGTTTCAGGACCCACTTGAAAATCTGCAGTTTGGAAAACCCTCCCCCATAGTAAACCCTGTTGATAATAAGATGCAACTGACTGACAGAACAATAGCTAAGAAGGAAGCAAGTTTACCAGGTTACTCACAGGGAGAGGAGGCattgggaggaagagggaaacaaagtgaAGTAACTGGCTCTTCTTTTGCTGTTGTCCTATCATATAAGGTTTCTTTGAAGTAGAGACGTATTTGGGAAAGATTGGAGAAGGACATTTCTCCTAGGCTTCCAAAAACTCTGGTGGGCAAGGCTCACAAGCACAAGTTTGTCTTCCAGATTCAGAGGGTTAGAGAAAGACTGACAGGACAGGAACCACTTTGTTGCAGTTGCTTCACCGTTTCCTGGTTTGATGTCCTGCTCCCCAGCATCTCTACCAGGAAACTCTTCCTTTTGCAAGGCAGAACTGAGCAGAGGCCCCTGGTCTGCGGAGGTCATGACTGGAGCTGGCAGACCCAGGACGCACAGCACTCCACAGAAACTCTACATGAGTGAAACGTTGAGTAAAGGTTGCAGCTCTTTatacacattatttatttttaatttatttgagagacagagaccgtgggagaggggcagagggagagagaatctgaagcaggctccatgttccgcgtggagcccaacatgggctcaatcccaggaccccgggatcatgacctgagctgaaagcaagggtcgaacgctcaactgactgagccacccagccacccctttaCACACATTTTTAGTCATTAGAATTCTGTCTCTGAAATAACTGAGGTAAACTATCTGCTTTAAAACTTTTCTGGACTGTGGTCCTGAGTGGTTAGAaaaaccagaaagagagagaaaaagagagagaaaaagagagagagagagagaatgggctgTTGTTCATTCAACAAGTCTTCACTGGATATCTACCGTAAGTCAGGTTCTGAGTAGTACCTACTAATGACAGAGCATCTGTAAAAGATccgaaaaatttaaaaatattaaaagtttcctTTAAGCAATTGCTATGATACAAATTAATCATAAATAAATTCTGTATTTACTCATGAAAGCCCCCTGGTGGATCCCAGAGTGATGAGGATACATGAAGCACAGATCATAGTCCCTTCCCAGTCCATGTTACATTAGTGACAAATAAACCTTGGTTGCTGTAAACCACTGAGATTCAAAGAGGACTTCaactacctccattttgaccACAGTCGGTATTCTCTAAGTGTTTCTTTCCAGTTTATGTCTAAACTCAGCAAAATACTCACAAGGCAATGCATCCCATGCTGGGAACCAAAACTACCCCTCAAGAAATAAGGACTGCCCTGATGCCAACAAGACCTTGTGTGACGGACCTGAGGACAATGATCAGCCTGCCCCTGTCCCACCccttatataaacctggaagtattttcattcctttgagACGCTAGCCCACTGTCTTCCCGGTGTGGGCCTCCGGGAAATAAGTTCTTGTTTCACCACCATTCCTATCTCtacctttggattttgtcagcgcTAAGTGGCCAAATCTAGACCGTTTGGGACCCTGGAGCTGGGTGCTCTCGCACCGTAGGGCCCAGATCACAAGATTTTGGAGTCATTTGTTACCACAGTCTAGGTAAAGCTAACTAATACAGCAGCCATGTTTTTCATCACGCAAACTAGAGACACAGAAAAGCCTCTCCCCGTTAAGAGTTGTTTAGTGAAGTCCTCATACAAACACCGGTGACAATTTGAATactaatgaaacaaaaatcagcTGGAAGAGCCATTGAGAAATAAAGCAGAAGGGCTAGTCTGTAACGTAATAAAGGGGCATGGTGCTTAAATGACATCCATCGTACACTTAAAACGACAATATTTTTGCATATGCAAATTAAAGCAGACATGGGTTCCcgtaaaactttatattttacgAAACAGTTTTATTAGAGTTACACTCATTTTACAGACTAGTGAACTGATGCGCAATAGTAAATTGATGGTATGGTGACCTCAACTCCCAGGTTTGCTGTCTCCAAAGTCTCTTATTTCCCCCACATCACACTTGATAATTGATACTTGATAATTAACGCAAAACACTGTTTTTTTAATCGGTATAAAACTTGGGGTGGAAAGGCCTGGATAACCCTAATAAGCATAACCATCTCACCTACACATCGTCCCCAAAGGGCATCTCCCACTCGTCACCCCCAACCGCCCACCAGCGACGAATCTGGGCGGACAAAAAGCTTACGTCAACACAGCGCTCCTCATCCCACGGTTTTTGTCCTCCACCCTTCCCGAAAGGCCAAGCGGCGAGCAGAAGAACCAAAGAGAGGGGAGCGAACGTGATTGGGCTGCCTGCGTCACGTGACGACCATGAGGCGTAGGATTTGGCTCGGAGCAGACGGAAGCACCgcgcgtgggggggggggggtcaagtcTGGGAGGGGGGAACTGGAAGCTCCGGGGAGGAGCCTGAGCGTCCGCCGCTGTCCCAGTTCTGCCAGCAATCGTGTCCAGTCTCTGATTATTGTTGTACCGCCGTCGGTACGCCGCGGTACTACGGAGACCAGTCGTTCGCCTGCCCAGCAGGAGTAGCCGCTGACTCGAACGGCAGCGGGGAATGGAAGCGGAGAACGCGGGCAGGTAAGCCCGGGGCGGAGCGCCGCCCTTCCCCCCAGCGCCCCTCGCGGCGGGGTTGGCCGGCgggcgcgcgcacgcacgcaggGGTCTTTAAAGGCCGCGGCCGGAGTACAAAGACCTGGCCTGCGCGTGCGCACTGCCACCCTCCTCGGGCCGCTCGGAAGCGGCGCCACCTGTGCCTGCGCCCTTCTTCCGGCCTTCCCGGCATCCAGCCGGCTTTAACAGGCGTTAATAAGCGACCCACAGGGTCCGGTTAATATCTCTTTCCGGTTGTCATTCTTGGCTACGTTTGCCTTCACCCTCCGTTATTATGCGAAGAGCTGTAAAGATGGAATATCACGCGTATCACTTCTGgagctttaattttaaaattagtagtTTTATTGTGGCTTCCTTTCCCGTAGGTTTAGTAAGATCAACGTCAGGGGCCACAAGGTGGATAACATTGCCGTACAAAGTCTCTTGAATTCTGTATTATGACTAATACTCCCAAGTAGTCATCTAAAAATGCTTTCTGGTGATCTTGGGGGGTGAATTTAATCAGCTTTTCAGTATGTCCTTTGAGGAGTGTTAGATTCGTGGAGAGAACGTTTGGCAAACGCAGAGATTGCGAGATTCGAACTCCTCgcagaaaactaaatgaaaaaaatcattagggTAGCAGGATCCTTAAGAAAAACTAATGATTTACATTGGAATAAAATTCTGTAAGATCTAATAATTTTCCGGACTCTCCGGGGCCCTGAACTTAGGCAAGacacttcacttctctgggcctgttCATGTCTGTAAAATAGGACATCTCTGGAATCCAGTTCTGACATGCTGTGAATCTGTGTTATGTGGAAGGGATTAGATCACCAAAACAGTCTTTATAGGTTAGGAAAGGAGATGTATAAAGTGTGGTCTTTATCCTGGCTTTTCTGGTCAAGTCCTGAAATAAAGTACTGCACTTCCTTCCCAAAAgaactttacatttaaaagaattcacCAGAACTTGTGAAATCCACTCCCACCTTTGCGATGTTACTTCAGATCAGTACTGAGACCTGGGTGAAGTCTACCATCAAATGAATTACACATTAGAAGACCTTGCTCAGTGCTTCAGAGCAAAGTAATAGGTCTCTGGTACGATGTTTACCTAAAATTTGGCTTATATGCTGTCTTAACCCATCCACAGGGTTATAGATCATTTTTAATTTGACTCACAAAGTTTTAACCTCAGGAAATAGAGAATTTTGTGTTAGTAGTGTAAGGGCTTTATCCTTGGGGATTCTGAGATGACTGAGGCCCCAGATAATCCTGAGAAAGTGGTTCTCTGTCACTCTTGACTTCATGCTAATCAAGGAGTAGAATGGAATGCCGGATATaatgaatttactttttattttggaagagtaatttcaaaaaattcaaaggaaaaaattccattaatatggactctttttttaaaagagaagatagTTCAAGTATCATAACAAATAATGTCTacccagagaggaaaaaaggaaggagaggatcAGTATGTATCTAATGAGCTTTGGCATGGAAAGGACATttatcaaaaatggaaaataagatgcCAAATCAAAAATGACTTTGTAAAAGTGTGACATGGGCTACTGAAAATACAAACTGGAAAGGTTAACCCTTAAATGAAATCAGCCTTTCTGGAAATGTTAGGGACCAAAAAGAACTTTTTTAGTTAGGTGTTGACATCGAGGGCAAGAAAGGTTTGGATTTTCTGCCTAGTCCACCGGCATGGTGTTAGTAGATAACAGGAAACAAACATTTGGTTCTAATTTTTCTTatctctatattaaaaaaaatgattagagaCAAGAAATGGCAGGATGAATGTCTTTAAGAGACAAGATCAGTGAGGGCATTTAAGAGAACTTTCAGCTGCTCTAAGAGAAATCCAGTTTCCTGGCCTGGATAAATTATATGTCAAATGAGAAGCTAGATTACAGCAATCTTTAAGAACTTGCAGATAACAGGAGAGAGACCTGAAGcctgaaaataaacacatgagtTCCTGTTTCTTCCTAGGTGGAGTCTGTCTTCTAATTTATTGACTTTGATCCTAaacaaaatttttacttttcagtgGTTATTGAGCATATTTAAAAGGAACCAGTGGCCACTAGGTTACAGTATAATTTGGGAAAAAAGCAAGATGTATCAAGCTAGGTTCATTCCCTTTTGGATGATACTGGACTAGACAGCATCAGGATGATGCTGACAGGAGGTATCTAAAAATttaatcctggggcgcctgggtggcgcagtcggttaagcgtccgacttcagccaggtcacgatctcgcggtctgtgagttcgagccccgtgtcaggctctgggctgatggctcggagcctggagcctgtttcagattctgtgtctccctctctctctgcccctcccccgttcatgctctgtctctctctgtcccaaaaataaataaaaaacgttggaaaaaaaaaaatttaaaaatttaatcctGTCCtgctgtctttattattattattattattattattattattattatagcaaaattactatataccaggcactgttttaagtgttttacatatgTTGACTAATTTAATCCTCGTAACCAACAAATTAGGTACaactatttccattttgcacATGTGGAAACTGGGAcacagaggttaaggaacttgagCAGAGCTGAAATTTGAACGCAGGCAATGTGGCCCAAAGTCTGCCTCCCTGACAACTGTGCCACATATCACTTCTCTGTGGGCAAGACGAAGACGGACTGATGGCAGTCCAGTTAGGTGGAATCAAAGCTGGTTTACTGCCGAAAGAATCGAGGGCGGGCTAAAGAGAGGTCTATATTGATGTGCCTTGTCGTTCTACCCCAACTTGTTCTTTTCAGCAATTTAACAACTTCCGGGTGCTGTTGGAATGCTGATAAGATTTGTGAATGACCCAACTCTGGAAGAAGTTTGTGGAATTGGTAGTTTAAATCAGAATCCATATCCTAACAGCTGGAGTGTTGAAGCCTCTTTTACCAAAAGAGGCACAGTTCTGTGCTTAGGTGCAGAAGTATCAGTGATGTGAGGGAGAGGTAATAAAAGGGCAGTTTTCATTGACGTTAAACTCAGTTTGAATCAACAGTATGATGTGGGTTCTAGTAAAGTTAATGTAATGGATTCTGCAGTAGGACTCCAGGATGAGGAAGCTGAGCCCTGCTTGGTTTCAGGATGATGGAGCTGTATctggagaatttttattttgttttcttttaagcacCAAAAAATGACAAAGTAGTGTAGAAACTTGAAGTCATACTATATGAAGAAGAGTTGAATGAATTGGGGACTCTGGCTTGTTCTAAATCTTTGTATTTATAGTTTCTAGTAGACTGTGTacagtaaatacccagtaatgtgtGGTGAATACACACAGTTCCACTTTGCAATATTAAATGTAGTCTTTAAATAGTTATGACGGTATTCCATTGTAGTTTATATACCTAATTCTCTTTAGTTGAGCATTTAGATTATTTAGcactgattttgtgtgtgtgtgagtgttttgttttgttttgatggggggggggggagagagagagagagagagagagagagagagagagagagagagagaaaatcttaggcaggctccacactcagcacggaacTTGAGGCAGAGCTTGATCCGCAACCctctggtcatgacctgagctgaaatcaagagtcagatgctcaaccgactgagccacccaggcaccccattgattattattttgtaattattcagTGTTGTATAATCatattaatatgaatattaagtgaataataatatattaataatattaatattaatattaagtgaaaataataaaatattgctatGAATTGTGTTCTTCCAAAATGcctatgttgaaacctaatccccaatgtaacggtatttggaggtggggccctcatgaatgggattagtgcccttttaaAAGAGGTCCTAGAGGTCCCTCACCTCTTCTATTTTGTGAAGATACAGCAAGAAGGCCACCACccctatgaaccaggaagtaggCTCTCAGCGGACACTAAATGGTGttttgttgtagcagcccaaGAGGACTAAGACAAATGTATATAGAAAAGAGCaacttaaatctttaaaatagtgGAAAATACCTGAGTATTAAAGAAGTTGGAGGTGTTCATTTTAGAGAAAACCTTAAAGAGTTAGTTTTTGAAGTACAGCAAAATCTGAATTAATTGGACTCCTCagtcagctgtgtgtgtgtgtgtgtgtgtgtgtgtgtgtgtgtgtgtgttttaagtaagACTGTTAGGAAATACACaattcattaggaaaatacaCAGTATATCAATTTCAGACGGCTGTAAAAAACAGTGCTTTGGGCACTGATGTTCAAGGGAAAGGGTGTGCATCTCTGATTTGGTCTTGTCTGATATCTCTGCCGTGTGCTTCCCTGCTCAGATGCCCTCTACCCTCATGCCACTGGGGATCATGCCAGAGATTGTATCTGAGAAAGCAAGATCCAGTTTTGTTTGCCTGTGTCTCTGTTGGGTAATACTGATTGTGTTTATATCGTTGTATATCGACGCACTTGGATGTCATTTCTAATTTGGGGGGCGGTTGTCTCTTAAGTTATGACTTGATGGGAGGCGTAAGGTTGCTAGTGAGGCTTCTGTCTCTAGTAGCATCCAAGCAGAAAGGCTAAAACTCGCTAGGGAACTAATTGCTGGCTGCCCTGGGGTGTGACTACATCATACTTCCAGACTGAAAGACCCTCCAAGGCCAGAATTCAAGGAAATGTGTGCTAGGTCCTGGCACTGCCATTGCCAGAAGCAGAACAGGCACCAAAGAACCCGAGCGGAAGAGACAATCTTACTACCTTAGCTGAGTTTCACACATTTCTGGATAATGAAGAGACCTGTATCCATCGGGGTGGGGAACCATGGAGGGCTAGTCAAGGGTGTGGTTGGCCTGTGATGCTTTTTGGAGGAGTGAAAAATGAGTAGATATCCTCCCGCCCTCCAAAAAGGGGGGGTGTGAATGGAGgctaggagagaggaaggggtgagCTTCAGGCAAAGGAGAGGCACAGAACAGTGTGGGGACAAACCAATGATAGGGAAGAAAAGTGAGCAAGGGGAAATAAGGTCATCCCTCATGCTTGGAAATTTGATACCAAATTTgagttacagaaaataaaaaccctgGGATCTGGACAGATTTGGTCCCGTTTCCTGTACATAGTCCACATatgtaaaaatcattttcacGGTGAGAGAACCCAGGTCCCGAGAGGAGGAGTGATGACCAAGTGCTCTTGTGTCGCTGTCCCTCGCACAGAGAAAACAAGCCTTGTAAAGTTGGCGTGATTCTGAATTACAAAGGGGcaagtgtatataaatacaacaaatgtattaaatatcTTCTAATTAAGGTTGAACAGGTTTATGCTGCTTACAGTTGTAATTATCGCTGGATAATAGGAAATTGATTTATCTAGAACTCTAGTTTCCTAGCTTTGAAGTCCTCGAAGGTTTTTTGCTTGCTTCTGCCAAATAATAAGAATGTTGTGTCGcactctctttccttttgttctgttAGGAAGCCGTTGAGATGATAAGACTCAATTTAATACTCAAAGATAGTGTATTACCTTAGAACTTACACATcgtatttctcatttctt
It encodes the following:
- the CB4H12orf73 gene encoding protein BRAWNIN, translated to MPAGVSWATYLKMFAASLLAMCAGAEVVHRYYLPDLTIPEIPPKPGELKTELLGLKKRQYEPQVSQQ